The Vidua chalybeata isolate OUT-0048 chromosome 6, bVidCha1 merged haplotype, whole genome shotgun sequence genome has a segment encoding these proteins:
- the PLEKHD1 gene encoding pleckstrin homology domain-containing family D member 1 isoform X1: protein MFASKSSSVSPSPSMEQADSDALDISTKVQLYGVLWKRPFGRQSAKWSRRFFIIKESFLLYYAESEKKSFESNKYFNIHPKGVIPLGGCIVEPKEEANMPYAIKISHEDFHGNIVLAAESEFEQAQWLEMLQESGKVTWKNAQLGEAMIESLEAQGLQLAKEKQEYLDKLMEETEELCLQREQKEELERLNQILEAEKQRFEEVVRELRLEQEEIRRELELTARSLKGVEEEKKELRSLTESLQNTLEELSLEKQQMLEKLEENESQVPPPTSPSKEQSPIWGLHCSLRQIEEKMQQLLQEKLLAEKRMKENEERSRALEEEREFYSSQSQALQNSLSELTAEKQQAERDLKAEVKVRMDLEKRLREAEEALQSLEQGLNSLNCNKEKEKKMKADVSNLRKFFEECIRNAELEAKMPVIMKNSVYIHKAATRRIKSCRFRCRRTSASWNDMKQSQSFIFSHAEAENIEELKEAAKRLSRDQRFRKTIYQIMRSWLAAHPQSISTSVGHIS from the exons ATGTTCGCTTCAAAATCCAGCTCTGTATCCCCTTCTCCGTCCATGGAACAGGCAGATTCCGATGCTCTGGACATCAGCACCAAAGTGCAGCTGTACGGTGTGCTCTGGAAGAGACCCTTTGGGAGGCAGTCAGCCAAATGGTCCAGGAG GTTCTTCATCATTAAGGAAAGCTTCCTGTTGTACTATGCTGAGAGTGAGAAGAAGAGTTTTGAAAGCAATAAATACTTCAATATCCATCCCAAG GGTGTCATACCCCTGGGAGGCTGCATTGTGGAGCCCAAAGAAGAGGCCAACATGCCTTATGCCATAAAGATCTCTCATGAAGACTTCCAT GGTAACATTGTTCTAGCAGCCGAATCAGAGTTTGAGCAGGCTCAGTGGCTGGAGATGCTACAGGAGTCTGGAAAAGT AACCTGGAAGAATGCCCAGCTGGGAGAAGCTATGATCGAGAGCCTGGAAGCTCAAGGACTACAGCTGGCCAAGGAGAAACAGGAATATTTAG ATAAACTAatggaagaaacagaagagcTATGTCTGCAGAGGGAGCAAAAAGAG GAACTCGAGCGTCTGAACCAGATCCTGGAAGCAGAGAAGCAGCGTTTTGAAGAGGTGGTGCGGGAGCTgcggctggagcaggaggagatcAGACG GGAGCTGGAGCTCACAGCCCGCTCCCTTAAAGGagtggaggaagagaagaaagagttGCGAAGCCTGACAGAGTCCTTACAGAACACCTTAGAG GAGCTCTCCCTGGAAAAACAACAAAtgctggagaagctggaagAAAATGAGAGCCAGGTCCCACCTCCAACCAGCCCCAGCAAGGAGCAAAGCCCCATCTGGGGGTTGCACTGCAGCCTGCGACAGATTGAAGAGAAGATGCAGCAACTTCTGCAGGAGAAACTCCTGGCAGAGAAAAG GATGAAGGAGAATGAGGAGCGGTCTCGAGCACTGGAGGAGGAGCGGGAGTTTTACTCTTCCCAGTCGCAAGCGCTGCAGAACTCGCTCTCGGAGCTGactgcagagaaacagcaggcagagagagaCCTCAAG gcTGAAGTGAAGGTACGCATGGATCTGGAGAAGAGACTGAGAGAGGCTGAGGAAGCGTTGCAGAGCTTGGAGCAAGGCTTAAATTCTCTGAATTGCAacaaggagaaagagaagaagatgAAAGCAGATGTCAGTAACTTGAGAA AGTTCTTTGAAGAGTGCATCCGCAATGCTGAGCTGGAGGCCAAGATGCCTGTGATCATGAAGAACTCCGTGTACATCCACAAGGCTGCCACTCGCCGCATAAAGAGCTGCCGCTTCCGCTGCCGGAGAACCAGCGCTTCCTGGAATGACA TGAAACAGTCACAGTCCTTCATCTTCTCACATGCAGAAGCTGAAAACATTGAAGAGCTGAAAGAAGCAGCCAAAAGACTGAGCCGGGACCAGCGCTTTAGGAAAACTATCTATCAAATCATGAG GAGTTGGCTCGCTGCACACCCTCAGTCAATCAGCACTTCGGTGGGGCACATTTCCTGA
- the PLEKHD1 gene encoding pleckstrin homology domain-containing family D member 1 isoform X2: protein MFASKSSSVSPSPSMEQADSDALDISTKVQLYGVLWKRPFGRQSAKWSRRFFIIKESFLLYYAESEKKSFESNKYFNIHPKGVIPLGGCIVEPKEEANMPYAIKISHEDFHGNIVLAAESEFEQAQWLEMLQESGKVTWKNAQLGEAMIESLEAQGLQLAKEKQEYLDKLMEETEELCLQREQKEELERLNQILEAEKQRFEEVVRELRLEQEEIRRELELTARSLKGVEEEKKELRSLTESLQNTLEELSLEKQQMLEKLEENESQVPPPTSPSKEQSPIWGLHCSLRQIEEKMQQLLQEKLLAEKRMKENEERSRALEEEREFYSSQSQALQNSLSELTAEKQQAERDLKAEVKVRMDLEKRLREAEEALQSLEQGLNSLNCNKEKEKKMKADVSNLRKFFEECIRNAELEAKMPVIMKNSVYIHKAATRRIKSCRFRCRRTSASWNDSSETVTVLHLLTCRS, encoded by the exons ATGTTCGCTTCAAAATCCAGCTCTGTATCCCCTTCTCCGTCCATGGAACAGGCAGATTCCGATGCTCTGGACATCAGCACCAAAGTGCAGCTGTACGGTGTGCTCTGGAAGAGACCCTTTGGGAGGCAGTCAGCCAAATGGTCCAGGAG GTTCTTCATCATTAAGGAAAGCTTCCTGTTGTACTATGCTGAGAGTGAGAAGAAGAGTTTTGAAAGCAATAAATACTTCAATATCCATCCCAAG GGTGTCATACCCCTGGGAGGCTGCATTGTGGAGCCCAAAGAAGAGGCCAACATGCCTTATGCCATAAAGATCTCTCATGAAGACTTCCAT GGTAACATTGTTCTAGCAGCCGAATCAGAGTTTGAGCAGGCTCAGTGGCTGGAGATGCTACAGGAGTCTGGAAAAGT AACCTGGAAGAATGCCCAGCTGGGAGAAGCTATGATCGAGAGCCTGGAAGCTCAAGGACTACAGCTGGCCAAGGAGAAACAGGAATATTTAG ATAAACTAatggaagaaacagaagagcTATGTCTGCAGAGGGAGCAAAAAGAG GAACTCGAGCGTCTGAACCAGATCCTGGAAGCAGAGAAGCAGCGTTTTGAAGAGGTGGTGCGGGAGCTgcggctggagcaggaggagatcAGACG GGAGCTGGAGCTCACAGCCCGCTCCCTTAAAGGagtggaggaagagaagaaagagttGCGAAGCCTGACAGAGTCCTTACAGAACACCTTAGAG GAGCTCTCCCTGGAAAAACAACAAAtgctggagaagctggaagAAAATGAGAGCCAGGTCCCACCTCCAACCAGCCCCAGCAAGGAGCAAAGCCCCATCTGGGGGTTGCACTGCAGCCTGCGACAGATTGAAGAGAAGATGCAGCAACTTCTGCAGGAGAAACTCCTGGCAGAGAAAAG GATGAAGGAGAATGAGGAGCGGTCTCGAGCACTGGAGGAGGAGCGGGAGTTTTACTCTTCCCAGTCGCAAGCGCTGCAGAACTCGCTCTCGGAGCTGactgcagagaaacagcaggcagagagagaCCTCAAG gcTGAAGTGAAGGTACGCATGGATCTGGAGAAGAGACTGAGAGAGGCTGAGGAAGCGTTGCAGAGCTTGGAGCAAGGCTTAAATTCTCTGAATTGCAacaaggagaaagagaagaagatgAAAGCAGATGTCAGTAACTTGAGAA AGTTCTTTGAAGAGTGCATCCGCAATGCTGAGCTGGAGGCCAAGATGCCTGTGATCATGAAGAACTCCGTGTACATCCACAAGGCTGCCACTCGCCGCATAAAGAGCTGCCGCTTCCGCTGCCGGAGAACCAGCGCTTCCTGGAATGACAGTAG TGAAACAGTCACAGTCCTTCATCTTCTCACATGCAGAAGCTGA